Genomic window (Arachis hypogaea cultivar Tifrunner chromosome 13, arahy.Tifrunner.gnm2.J5K5, whole genome shotgun sequence):
TGCTGAGGCAACTGGAAGTACTGAATCCAAAATCAAGACGCAGTATCAGGTGACTCTTTTGGGTTTTGTAGTCTTTGACTGTCTCTTTCCCAATGGGGATTGTTTGATGACTTGCCATTTTACTTTAGGATGAATGTTTTCTTGTTGTTTGTTGTTGGCAGAAAGTGGGTGATTTGGGAAAAGTTGCCAAGGAGTGCCGTTCATCTCAGTCCATGATGCGGAAACCTGAGGCTCTGACTATTAGGAAGGTTTTCAACACCTTCCGTCTTATTGCCAAGGTGAAATTTTGTCATATTTGTATGTTATGCAATTAAGCACTGCCAAGGTTTTCAACACATTCCCTCTTTCTCAAGCTCGTGCTTTGTTATTAGATGTAGGGACATGTTAGTGTTTAGTGTTTTTCTAGAGGTTTAATTTTCTTTCGAACACCTGAGAAACAACAAAAATCCTTATCTGATCCTAttcttatatttaaaatattggaACTTGACTTATTAGTATCGTTCCGGTTCCGGAATATTGTCCGTATCTCAACTCATTTGTTGATACTGAATCATGGTTGGAAGAGGCTTGTTTTCTATCATGACTAATTAAAGATTTGTATGTGTTTTGGTCTTTAAGTCAATTCTTCTCTAATTGTTGATTATGTTGGATATTAATACTTAATAGGCATATTTCGTATCTTGTAAGAGAAGGAAAGACAAGTATCTGGGGATTTGGAAGatcttttcattattatttatttggttGAGAGCTGAATGTTGGTAGGATTCTCTCAATTTGTCCTTACTTCTAATGTGTACAGGAATCTGGAAGAGACagtcaaaagaagaaaaagaatcatATAAAGGCACTTCTTGTTGCTGCAACTGACTGCGAACCTCAATATCTTATCTGTTTTCTACAGGTTGAAGCTTTGCTTTATTGAAAAAATACAGAAGGCTTACTTCTCCATATTAAATATTAATCACATTGTGGGTTTGTTTTCTAGGGAAAATTGCGGATTGGTGTGGCTGAGCAAACTCTCTTAGCTGCATTAGGCCAAGCAGCAGTACAGAGTGAAGAACATTCTAAACCACCTGCTGGCATTAAGTCTCCTTTGGAAGAGGTAAGTTAATCTCATTGTGGTTGTTGAGATTTGGGAAATATGATGCAAAgagtttgtctgtttgtttgtttgtttttggtTTGGGTGTTACAAAGTGCAAGGAGTTAATCAGTATACAAAGCTCATTCTTGTGAGGCTGGAGTGCTGACAATGTCTATTGTGGGTTGCATTAGCATTTCAGCACTATATGATGATACAACATTTTCGTGGTTCTTATGTATTAAGTTATAGGCTCTACCACTCTAGTGAATTgattctttctttatttcctttttgtttatttctggtTTCTTTTTTTCATCAGGCTGTAAAAATTGTTAAACAAGTCTACTCTGTTCTTCCTGTCTACGACGAAATAGTATCTGCACTTCTTACGCATGGTGTATGGAAACTTCCATCAATATGTAATTTTACTCCTGGTATTCCAGTTGGACCTATGCTGTCAAAACCAACGAAGGGTATCTCTGATATTCTAAATTCATTGCAAGATGTGGAGTTTACTTGTGAATACAAGTATGATGGAGAGCGTGCCCAGGTGACACTTTCATGTTCAAATTTTCTATTGGAAATACACTGCACAGTATTATCTATTTATATATGTGCAATGACATTAACTTTATTGAGACAGGTACATTACATGGAAAATGGTTCAGTTGAGATTTATAGTAGAAATGCTGAGCGGAATACTGGGAAGTTTCCTGATGTTGTTGCTGCAATTTCAAGGTGAAGAAAACTGAGTTGGAATATTATAATTGAGGACTAGTAACATTTTTTTGGGTCATCATCAATACTTCTATTATCAACACTCTTTGTTATGATTACATTGAAATCATTACACCAACTGCTTCTAAAATTTCTTaaacttaatttattttgatatttgcCATCAATGAACAGGTTAAAGAAATCAACTGTATCATCATTTGTTCTTGATTGTGAAATTGTTGGATATGATCGTGAGAAACAGACCATCCGTTCTTTCCAGGTACACTTCATACTGGTTATTTTTTGTGTGGGTAAGACATTCTTTTATGCTAATAATCGCCTCTATGCTGTCTTGCCTGTCTAGATGAtgcaattacttttattttatgtaaGCAGTTGAGATTGGACTTATGTTTATGACCTAATATCTTGACAGGATCTTGCTACTCGGCCTCGTAAAAATGTATCTGTGGATAATATAAAGGTTGACGTCTGCATATTTGCTTTTGATATACTGTATCTTAATGGCCGAGTACTTCTTCAGGATAACCTGAAAATCCGTAGAGAGGTACAGCTTTTATCTCTGCTCTGCCGATGGTTTCATTTTATTGTCTCCTTTATCTTGTAtttcaaatattattataagGTTAGCTGAAGGTCAAACCCTAAGATGTTATTCCGGTGTTTAAGACAAAACTTTAAGGCATAAATAAGTAGTACATTCATTGTAAAGTGTAGGTTGAGTTAGTGTCTTGTCTTGGCACACCTTTACATGGATATAACTAAAAATACTGTGCAGTTCTTGTGCTAGGCTAATGCATTGCTAAGAGGTTGTAACTTAGTGATAAGGATTTGATTCCACAAGTACTGTCAAACTGAGGTCTGTAAATATATTCTCATGGGGCTGGATGGCTTTGAGCCAGAATATCATTCAGGCAATGCAGAGGTGTGTTGAATTGAAAAATGTAGTACTTCGGCAGGTGTACTTTAGTTGAAAGATTTGGCATTGACCAATACCAAAAGCTTATGCCCTTTTAGTAAGTACTCACACAATGAAGTGGAATGCAAACATTAATTAGTTGTTGAATCTCATGTAGATGCTGTGAACTGTTATGCCTCATTTTTAATAGGCTTTTTGTATAAACAAGAAGTAAAGAACAATATGTTGACAAGTGCTTGTTTTCTCATTGCAGCATCTTTATGCCTCTTTTGAAGAAGAAACTGGAGTTTTTCAGTATGCAACGGCAATAACATCAAATGACATTGAGGAAATTCAGAAATTTCTCGACAAAGCTGTTGGGTCAAGGTCTCCTATTGATTCTATTTAATTTCAATTGTTTAGAAATTTCGTCACTTCTGTTCTTCCATCACCcaattttatgtttaattttgtcattttgCTTGTCCCTTGAATTGCAGCTGTGAGGGATTAATCATTAAAACTTTAAATGATGATTCTACATATGAACCTTCCAATCGGTCACACAATTGGCTAAAACTGAAGAAAGATTATCTGGATAAGTAAGGGTGTAATATTTAACTTCTTAATTCTCTTAAATCTTACTGGATTTCTGTTTATTCATTCTCTCTAATGTGCAGCATAGGGGACTCGCTAGATTTGGTACCTATAGCTGCATTCTATGGACGTGGGAAACGTACAGGTGATCATAAAGTATACTCTTTATGATATGCTGATGCCTGTATTGTAtttgttacttttattattaattgcagAACAGCTACCTCCAATATTGTCTTGTCAATATCATGTATGCCATAGGGATTTTCTACATAATGCTATATTACAGACTGAGCTCAAAGTGGTTTGAAATGAAAGCTGAATGATGTCTTGTAGGAGTCTATGGTGCTTTTCTTCTTGCTTGCTATGACTACAATAACGAAGAATTTCAAAGTATTTGTAAGATTGGTGAGTGATCGGATGTTGTTAAGTAACTGTTGAGTTCCTTTGTTTCTTAAAATTAATTGTctcatattttgaaatttttactcTGAGTAGGAACGGGATTTACTGAAGACGTGCTCGAACAGCGTTCTAAAAGTCTTGGTTCTGAAGTGATTCCTGGGCCAAAGGTACCTCCATTTCTTGTTCCTCTTTGAACCTGGTTTGAATCCTGCCTAATATTACTAGTGATTTTCAGCCATACTATCGATATGGAGATACAATGAAGATGCCTGATGTCTGGTTTGAAGCTAGTGAGGTAAGAGTGTTGTATGCCCTTGGTAATTTTGTTGTTCTCTAGTTCTGTCAATGAGTTGTCGTTTGCCTCTTGATTATTGGAATGCTGCACACTTCTTTCTATTGCTTAAATGGAAGATATGAGGTCATTTTCTATTAGTGTACTATATGCCATTGATAAGTAGCACTTAAACTATATTTCCTTAAGTATAGTGTTTTATCGCAATTTAACTTGTAGGGAATACTTCTGATCATgtattatcttatttatttattcaggTGTGGGAGGTGAAAGCTGCAGATTTGACCATTAGCCCAGTTTACCGAGCTGCAGTGGGCATAGTAGATTCAGATAAGGTACTAGAAAGTAGAAACAAATGAATTGATTATAGAAACTACAAATTTTGGTTTCTCGTTTTGGTTATTCATGTTACGGTAAAATACTGTCTTAGTCTCTAACATTTGGGTTAAATCTTAATTTCGTATCTTTGGAATGTTTTATTTTTTCCAAAACGTCTTATTTCGTTCTACTTTTGTCTAATAGTCAAAATTAAAACTTCTTCCGAAAATATCCTTTTCCCTCtattattatcaatttttttccttattcttccaTCATTTTTACTACCAAATCACTACAACCACTGCTACAGCCACCAAAATTACAATTGTTGGACAGTGCCTAGAAGATGATAATGATGGAGGAAAAGGgacattttttaaagaaaaaattttagttttaaccaGAAGACTAAAATATGACAAAAAGGCGTTTGTGAAAAAATTGACATTTCAATGTTAGAAACAAAATTAGAACTTAACTCAAACGTCAGAGACAAACAGAATTTC
Coding sequences:
- the LOC112736438 gene encoding DNA ligase 1; this translates as MLAFRPCFFNPPLCRPISVKVLSFFAFPSSHILSLPFPHRTMTKPPSAFDALMSGARAAAAAAAKKKKAEQSQQPTVSSPKKRKPSSSTLPTPTSTLNPNDPKPSETVPTPTSDPPKQEPEKEGPPPTKTRHVSSSSALQELKKRIPQLKAKPSKFDPSSVACWEKGTPVPFSLLALALDMISMEPGRIKMTDIVCNLMKTVIYSTPEDLVPLIYLFAKRVAPAHEGLELGIGETSIIRALAEATGSTESKIKTQYQKVGDLGKVAKECRSSQSMMRKPEALTIRKVFNTFRLIAKESGRDSQKKKKNHIKALLVAATDCEPQYLICFLQGKLRIGVAEQTLLAALGQAAVQSEEHSKPPAGIKSPLEEAVKIVKQVYSVLPVYDEIVSALLTHGVWKLPSICNFTPGIPVGPMLSKPTKGISDILNSLQDVEFTCEYKYDGERAQVHYMENGSVEIYSRNAERNTGKFPDVVAAISRLKKSTVSSFVLDCEIVGYDREKQTIRSFQDLATRPRKNVSVDNIKVDVCIFAFDILYLNGRVLLQDNLKIRREHLYASFEEETGVFQYATAITSNDIEEIQKFLDKAVGSSCEGLIIKTLNDDSTYEPSNRSHNWLKLKKDYLDNIGDSLDLVPIAAFYGRGKRTGVYGAFLLACYDYNNEEFQSICKIGTGFTEDVLEQRSKSLGSEVIPGPKPYYRYGDTMKMPDVWFEASEVWEVKAADLTISPVYRAAVGIVDSDKGISLRFPRLVRVRPDKTPEQASSSEQVAEMYNAQKATQTKEKEKNKNKQDGSESPKREIGSESPKKQIGSEDKDEVADEDEDEDEDEDVDVDVDVDVDVDVDVDVDADEDEDK